Part of the Caldisericia bacterium genome is shown below.
ATATATAAATGGTAAGAAATATATACTTGATGTTCCACCAACAATTATAAATGGAAGAACTATTGTTCCAATTAGATTTATTGCAGAGGCACTCAACTCTTTTGTTTTTTGGAGTCCAATTGATCAAAGGGTTACAATAATTTATGAAAAATAAATTCTTTCTTCTTTTTCTTATCTTATTATTATTTATAACTCCAATCAAAAAAAGTAGTGTTATAAACCTCTTTTTAATATATATAGCAGGAGATAATGATCTTTATCAAAATGCATTAGATGATATAAGTGAGTTAAAAAGAGGAATAAAGAAAAATATAAAGGTTATAGCTCTATTTGATGGACTTTATGATACAAAACTTGTAGAAATTTTTGAAAACAAAGAAAATATAATTAAAACATATAAAAATTTAAATAGTGGTGACCCAGAAGTTCTTTATTCTCTAATTAATTTTGGACTTTCAAAATATAATCCAGATAATTTAATTCTTGTCCTTTGGGGACACGGAGACGGAAGAAATTTTAAAGGTGGTACTTTTAAAGGTGTCTGTTTTGATGAAAATTCAAATGATTATTTAACAATTCAAGAAATAAAAGAGGTATTAGAAAAAATTTATAAAAATTATAACAGAAAAACTGATATTTTAATGTTTGATGCTTGTTTTATGCAATCTATCGAAGTTTCATATGAGTTAAAAGATTTTGTTGATTATATAATTGGCTCTCAAGCCTATATCCCACTTGATGGGTTTCCTTATGATGATATCTTTTCAAACCTCTCAAATTTAAATGTGGTTGATTTAAGGCCTCAAATTATTGCACACGAAATTGTGTCATCATATTTTAATTCATACAATTCAGGTTCTCAAGGAAAAGAAGAGATACAAATTTCAGTTATTTATACAAAAGAAAGTGAGAACATACTTAAGTTTTTAAAAGAAAGAATTTATGAACTTAAAAATAAAGATTCTCTTCTTGAAGTAAGGAAAAAGCATTTAATACCTCTCAACAATAAATATGTAGATTTTTTTGAATTTTTTAGAAATTACTACCCTAATATACTAAATTATCAAAATGAGTTAATTTTGGTTAATAAAAATAGTTTCAAGGATCCTCTTTCAGGAGTATCTTTTTATTTTCCTGAATATTATCTTCCAATAAACCTATCCTTCTTTAGAGAGAGTGGTTTTGAAAATGTTCTTTGGTTTCTTTTTTCCTACTGAGTCATTAAAAATGAAACTATAACTTCTGTTCCTTTATCTTTTTCACTCTTTATTTCAATTTTACCTTTATGAGCCTCAACAAGTTCCTTTGTTATAAGAAGTCCTAATCCTACCCCTTTTATTTTATTAATTTCTGCATTTTTACCTCTATAAAACTTTGTAAAAATTTTATTTAGATCTTCTCTATCTATTCCTATTCCTTCATCTTTTATTAACACATATGCATAATTTTTATCATTATAACTTTTTATATAAATAGTTCCATTCTCTTTAGAAAATTTAAAGGCGTTATCCAAAATATTTATAAAAATTTCTTTAATTCTTTTCTTATCACCTTTAATCATTATTGGATATAGTTCAGTTATTAATTTAATATTTTTGTTTTTATATTTATTTTTTAATATTTCTATTACATATTCTATTTCTTCTTTTAAATTTATATTTTCAAAATTTAACTTAAAATTTATTGATTCAATATAAGAATAATTTCTTAAATCTTCAATCATTTTAGTTAACCTCTCTATTTCTTCTTTTATTGTTTTAATTTCTTTTGGAACCTCTTCTTCAGGAATAACTTTATCTTCGATTGCTTCAATAATTCCACTTATACCAGTCAATGGAGTTGAAATTTCATGAATAATTTTAGAAACAAGGTCTTTTCTTATCTCCTCAAGATTTTTCAATTTTTTTACCATATAGTTAAAATCATCAACAAGTTCTCCAATTTCATCATCGCTTTCTCTTCTAATTGAAAAATTAAAATCACTATTAGCAACTCTCTTTACACCTTCTTTTAAGTCAATAATTGGTTTTTCAATATATTTTGAAAAAATAAAAGATAGTATAATTGAAATACCTATCGCTATTAATCCACTAAAAATTAATGAAGTTCTAATTCTATTTAAAAAATCCACTCTCATTTGACCTCTTTGATTGGGAAGTGGTGGTCCATGTTTTCTCAATGCCTCATCAAAGTGTTGAGGTATTTGATAATTCAAGAAAAAAATAATAAATATTAAAACAATTAGAACTATTATGATTGATAAAATAATTATTTTCCATCTAATTTTCATCTTCTACCAACCTATATCCTACTCCTCTTACAGTTTCAATATATTTTGGATTTTTAGGATTATCATTTAACTTTTTCCTTAAATTTGTAATATGTACATCTATGCTTCTATCAATAACTGGTTCACCATAAAATCCATAAATTGAATCTAAAATATCATCTCTTGACATTACTCTCCCTTTATTTTTATAGAGTGCCATAAAAATTTTAAATTCTAATGACGAGAGTTTTATTTCTTCCTTATTTTTATAAATTTTAAACTTTGTTGAATAAATTTCTAAATCTTTAAATTTAAAAAATTCAGAATCACCATATCTTTTTAATACTGCTTTTACTCTTAAAACAAGTTCTTTAAAACTAAAAGGTTTTGTTATATAATCATCTGCACCCTTTTTGAATCCAATTATTCTATCATCTTCCTCTCCTTTTGCTGTGATTATTATAACAGGTATATCTTTCTCTTTTTTTAACTCTTCAAGTACATTAATGCCTGGAAAATCTGGAAGCATAAGATCTAAAATAATAAGATTTGGATTTTCTTCATAAAATTTTTTAATTCCATCATTTGCATTATAAGTAGATATAATTTCATATCCCTCCTTTTCGAGGTACAATTTTGCTAATTTTGAAATTTCATAATCATCTTCAATAATAAGAATCTTCATACCTACTTTTATAATATTAAATTATTAAGGAATTGTTAAGATATTTGGTGGAAAAATTTAAATAAATTTTTTAAAAAATTTGAGTTATAATGATATTGCTAATTAATGAAAGGAGGTGATTAAATAAAAAATTAAAATTTAAATTAATTTTTAAGGAGGTAAGGTTATGGGTAAATTTTCAAAAATTTTATTAGTATTAATTTTAGTTGTTTCATTAAGTTTTGGGTTATTAAACATATCTTTATCAAAGGTAAATCAAAATCAAGTTAAGGTTACAGTCCTTGCAACTACTGACGAACATGGAAATGTCTATCCAATTGATTATTACACTTTAAAACCTGCAAACAGAGGACTTGCAAAAGTTTATACACTTGTGAAACAAATTAGAAATGAAAATCCAAATACAATTTTAATTAGTAATGGAGACACTATTCAAGGAACTCCTCTTACATATTATTTTACAAAAATTGAGAAAGATGTTCCTCATCCTATGATGCTTGTAATGAATTATATGGGTTATGATGCAATGGTTGCAGGTAATCATGAGATTCAAGATTATGGATTCGATTGGTTGATGAAAGTTCAAAAAGACGCAAAATTCCCAATTTTATCAGCAAATATGGTTAATGAAACAACAGGAGAAAATCCTCTTACACCATACATTATAAAAGAAATTAATGGCATAAAAGTAGGAATAATTGGTTTAACAACTCAAGAAACAAATACTGTAACACCTTCATATAATTTAAAAGGCCATAAATTTCTTGACGCAGTTGAGGTCGCTGGAAAATATATTAAACTTTTAAGACCTCAAGTTGATATTTTAATTGTTTCTGCACACATGGGTTTTGAGTTTGGAAATGATACAAAGAACTTTAAATATCTTGAACCACTAAGAGAAGGTAATGTTGCAGATGCAATTGTTCAAAAATATCCTGAAATTGATATTTTAATAACAGGACATGATCACTATGATATTCCTCCATTCATAAGGAATGGTGTTTTATGTGTACAACCACGAAATTGGGGACAAGCACTTGCAAAACTTGATATAACACTTGAAAAATCTGGTGATAAATGGAAAGTTGTTAAAAAAGAAGGTGTTAATTTGCCTATTGATGATAAAGTTGAAGCAGCACCAGAGATTCTTGATTTAATTAAAGATTATCATGAAAAAACTGTTACTTATGTTGATTCTCCAATTGGTTATGCAGTAGAAACTATAGATGGTACACTTTGTAGATTAATGGATAATCCAATGTTAGATTTAATTCATAAGGTACAACTTGAAGTAACTGGTGCTGATATTTCAATTGCTGCAATGCTTCCAACTGTTCCACCTATTTGGCCAAAAGGTGAAATTAAAGTAAGAGATGTATATTCATTATATATTTATGAAAATACACTTTGGGTTAAAGAGGTAACTGGTAAAGATATTAAAGATGCACTTGAATGGTCTTATAGATATTACAACACATATGATTTTGGTTTAACTGATACTCCACTTGTTAATCCAAATATTAGAGGATATAACTTTGATACAATTCAAGGAATTGAGTATGAAGTTGATATAACAAAACCTGTAGGTCAAAGAGTTATAAAGATGACCTACAAAGGAAAACCAGTTTCTATGAACCAAAAATTTAAACTTGCTGTAAATAATTATAGAGGAAATGGTGGTGGTGGATATACAATGCTTGCTAAAGCACCACTTCTCTGGAAATCAGATGAAGAAGTTAGAAATTTAATTATAGAATACATTAAAGAAAAGAAGTATATTTATCCTGAAGTTGATAATAACTGGAAGATGTATCCAAGTGCAGCATATTTACTCGATTCAAGAAGATCAACATTTGATACATTCTTTAGGAATGTAAAAATTGATATATATCCATATAAGGTTTATGATATTGATCCATCTTCAACTATAACAAAAAATCAATTTCTATACCTTTTAAGCAAATCAACAGAATTTACATTAAATGAACTTAAGGTTGATTATGGATTATTAACTGGATATGGAACATTCTTCCCATCTCTTCCAATTACAAAAGAAGAAGCAGTTTTACTTGCTGTTTATACAATTGGAGGTCTTAAAGATGCTCAAAGTGTTGATACTTCAATTCTTGATAAGTTTGAAGATGGTCATTTTGTTTCTCCATGGGCAAGAAATGCATTTGCATGGGCAATTTTAAAGGGAATTATTAAGCCAAAAGATAATAAAATTGAACCTAATAAGAAATTAACTTTAGGAGATGCACTTGAAATAATTGTAAATGCAAGATTTCCAGTTATTACAATTCTTCATACAAATGATTTTCATGGTTATTTATCAGGAAAAGATGCCAAAAATGGTGGACTTGCAAGAATTTACACAATTGTAAAAGAGGAGAGAGCAAAAAATCCTAACACAATTTTAATTGATGCTGGAGACCACCTCCAAGGAGCAAATATTGCAA
Proteins encoded:
- a CDS encoding response regulator transcription factor, with translation MKILIIEDDYEISKLAKLYLEKEGYEIISTYNANDGIKKFYEENPNLIILDLMLPDFPGINVLEELKKEKDIPVIIITAKGEEDDRIIGFKKGADDYITKPFSFKELVLRVKAVLKRYGDSEFFKFKDLEIYSTKFKIYKNKEEIKLSSLEFKIFMALYKNKGRVMSRDDILDSIYGFYGEPVIDRSIDVHITNLRKKLNDNPKNPKYIETVRGVGYRLVEDEN
- a CDS encoding clostripain-related cysteine peptidase, whose product is MKNKFFLLFLILLLFITPIKKSSVINLFLIYIAGDNDLYQNALDDISELKRGIKKNIKVIALFDGLYDTKLVEIFENKENIIKTYKNLNSGDPEVLYSLINFGLSKYNPDNLILVLWGHGDGRNFKGGTFKGVCFDENSNDYLTIQEIKEVLEKIYKNYNRKTDILMFDACFMQSIEVSYELKDFVDYIIGSQAYIPLDGFPYDDIFSNLSNLNVVDLRPQIIAHEIVSSYFNSYNSGSQGKEEIQISVIYTKESENILKFLKERIYELKNKDSLLEVRKKHLIPLNNKYVDFFEFFRNYYPNILNYQNELILVNKNSFKDPLSGVSFYFPEYYLPINLSFFRESGFENVLWFLFSY
- a CDS encoding HAMP domain-containing sensor histidine kinase, which translates into the protein MKIRWKIIILSIIIVLIVLIFIIFFLNYQIPQHFDEALRKHGPPLPNQRGQMRVDFLNRIRTSLIFSGLIAIGISIILSFIFSKYIEKPIIDLKEGVKRVANSDFNFSIRRESDDEIGELVDDFNYMVKKLKNLEEIRKDLVSKIIHEISTPLTGISGIIEAIEDKVIPEEEVPKEIKTIKEEIERLTKMIEDLRNYSYIESINFKLNFENINLKEEIEYVIEILKNKYKNKNIKLITELYPIMIKGDKKRIKEIFINILDNAFKFSKENGTIYIKSYNDKNYAYVLIKDEGIGIDREDLNKIFTKFYRGKNAEINKIKGVGLGLLITKELVEAHKGKIEIKSEKDKGTEVIVSFLMTQ
- a CDS encoding 5'-nucleotidase C-terminal domain-containing protein is translated as MGKFSKILLVLILVVSLSFGLLNISLSKVNQNQVKVTVLATTDEHGNVYPIDYYTLKPANRGLAKVYTLVKQIRNENPNTILISNGDTIQGTPLTYYFTKIEKDVPHPMMLVMNYMGYDAMVAGNHEIQDYGFDWLMKVQKDAKFPILSANMVNETTGENPLTPYIIKEINGIKVGIIGLTTQETNTVTPSYNLKGHKFLDAVEVAGKYIKLLRPQVDILIVSAHMGFEFGNDTKNFKYLEPLREGNVADAIVQKYPEIDILITGHDHYDIPPFIRNGVLCVQPRNWGQALAKLDITLEKSGDKWKVVKKEGVNLPIDDKVEAAPEILDLIKDYHEKTVTYVDSPIGYAVETIDGTLCRLMDNPMLDLIHKVQLEVTGADISIAAMLPTVPPIWPKGEIKVRDVYSLYIYENTLWVKEVTGKDIKDALEWSYRYYNTYDFGLTDTPLVNPNIRGYNFDTIQGIEYEVDITKPVGQRVIKMTYKGKPVSMNQKFKLAVNNYRGNGGGGYTMLAKAPLLWKSDEEVRNLIIEYIKEKKYIYPEVDNNWKMYPSAAYLLDSRRSTFDTFFRNVKIDIYPYKVYDIDPSSTITKNQFLYLLSKSTEFTLNELKVDYGLLTGYGTFFPSLPITKEEAVLLAVYTIGGLKDAQSVDTSILDKFEDGHFVSPWARNAFAWAILKGIIKPKDNKIEPNKKLTLGDALEIIVNARFPVITILHTNDFHGYLSGKDAKNGGLARIYTIVKEERAKNPNTILIDAGDHLQGANIANFFKGQNVVEIYNAMGYNYATFGNHEFDWGKDVLKERVQVAKYTYLCANIIDTSTGKTFAPKAYDTMEFSTLKLGFYGLDTKELPILVNPKGIEGLKILDPIETSKTVVETLKKEGCDYIIAISHLGYNDGKNDDDITLASSVSGINLIIGGHTHTVLTQPDVVNGVYIVQTGEKGLNLGKIYLDFENTYSGTKIKNFRYTLIPITDAIKEDPNIKALITPYEEKLKKEMEVVIGETLVDLDGERVNVRTKETNLGNLIADFMRDLAKSDIAITNGGGIRASIKKGQIKVGDVYNVLPFDNVIVKLELTGKDILDALENGFSEVEKGAGRFPQVSGLTVKVNKNKPPMSRVVEVLINGKPLDLNKIYTVATNDFMAAGGDGYTVFKNAKSSVWVTGNWMRDDFVEYIKKHSPLNPQVEGRIVYVED